From Streptomyces asiaticus, one genomic window encodes:
- a CDS encoding ferritin-like fold-containing protein — protein MRSMETPDTPETPAATTGDRAGDDAAPGKDGGEKAPEPTGIAAQDWDTAAADPQYRAAVVDLLGALAYGELAAFERLAEDAKLAPTLEDKAELAKMASAEFHHFERLRGRLSAIGEEPTEAMEPFAAALDGFHRQTAPSDWLEGLVKAYVGDSIASDFYREVAARLDSDTRDLVLQVLDDTGHASFAIEKVRAAIEADPRVGGRLALWARRLMGEALSQAQRVVADRDALSTMLVGGLADGFDLAEVGRMFSRITEAHTKRMAALGLAA, from the coding sequence GTGCGCTCCATGGAGACGCCTGACACACCTGAGACGCCCGCCGCGACCACCGGGGACCGCGCAGGGGACGACGCAGCTCCGGGGAAGGACGGCGGGGAGAAGGCCCCGGAGCCCACCGGGATCGCCGCCCAGGACTGGGACACGGCGGCCGCCGATCCGCAGTACCGGGCCGCCGTGGTGGATCTGCTCGGCGCCCTCGCGTACGGCGAGCTGGCCGCCTTCGAGCGGCTGGCGGAGGACGCGAAGCTGGCGCCCACCCTCGAGGACAAGGCGGAGCTGGCGAAGATGGCGTCCGCCGAGTTCCACCACTTCGAGCGGCTTCGGGGGCGGCTGTCGGCGATCGGCGAGGAGCCCACGGAGGCGATGGAGCCGTTCGCGGCGGCGCTGGACGGGTTCCACCGGCAGACCGCGCCGTCCGACTGGCTGGAGGGCCTGGTCAAGGCGTATGTGGGCGACTCGATCGCCAGTGACTTCTACCGCGAGGTCGCGGCCCGGCTGGACTCCGACACCCGCGATCTGGTGCTCCAGGTGCTGGACGACACCGGCCACGCCTCGTTCGCGATCGAGAAGGTGCGGGCCGCGATCGAGGCCGATCCGCGGGTCGGCGGGCGGCTGGCGCTGTGGGCGCGGCGGCTGATGGGCGAGGCGCTGTCGCAGGCCCAGCGGGTGGTCGCGGACCGTGACGCGCTCTCCACGATGCTGGTCGGCGGGCTGGCCGACGGCTTCGACCTGGCGGAGGTGGGCCGGATGTTCTCCCGGATCACCGAGGCCCACACCAAGCGGATGGCCGCCCTGGGGCTCGCCGCCTAG